Proteins from a genomic interval of Papaver somniferum cultivar HN1 chromosome 4, ASM357369v1, whole genome shotgun sequence:
- the LOC113274550 gene encoding polyamine oxidase-like, with protein MGMERVWMVSVLFIVLVTILGLYDLPQTMAAATPTVIVVGAGMSGISAAKTLSDAGIKNILIIEATNRIGGRIKKTNFAGLSVELGANWVEGVNGDQVNPIWTMVNKIGLKTYYSDFDHLANHTYKQMGGVYEESVAQQAYDSADELSTSSQKLSVSLSRRRQTDMSILASQRLKNHVPSTPIEMAIDYYTYDYEFGEPPRVTSLQNTEPLQTFTDFGEDYYFVADSRGYESVVHYVAKQFLTTDKAGNITDPRLVLNKAVREIQYSQSGVVVKTEDGSVYKADYVMVSASIGVLQTNLIDFVPDLPAWKLLAIYQFDMSIYTKIFLKFPYKFWPTGNGTEFFIHVHEKRGYYTMWQQLENEYPGANCLLVTVTDDESRRVEQQPDSETLAEIMDVLRNMFGKNIPDATDILVPKWWSDRFYKGTFSNWPIGVDQHEYDQIRAPVGRVYFTGEHTSEHYNGYVHGAYLAGIDSANILVKCAKKKMCNYNIKPKST; from the exons ATGGGTATGGAGAGAGTATGGATGGTTTCAGTTCTCTTCATAGTTCTTGTAACAATCTTGGGTCTCTATGATTTGCCCCAAACTATGGCAGCTGCTACTCCGACTGTCATCGTGGTTGGAGCTGGCATGTCCG GGATATCCGCCGCAAAGACGTTATCGGATGCAGGAATAAAGAACATTTTGATAATTGAAGCAACTAACAGAATTGGTGGTCGCATCAAAAAGACTAACTTTGCAGGCTTATCCGTAGAGTTGGGTGCAAACTGGGTCGAAGGGGTTAACGGAGATCAAGTAAATCCTATTTGGACCATGGTGAACAAAATTGGCCTCAAAACCTACTATTCTGATTTTGACCACCTTGCGAATCATACTTACAAACAAAT GGGAGGGGTTTATGAAGAATCCGTAGCTCAACAAGCGTACGATTCAGCAGATGAACTCTCTACATCCAGCCAAAAATTATCGGTTTCTTTATCTAGACGAAGACAAACAGATATGTCAATCCTTGCATCCCAACGACTCAAAAACCA TGTACCATCGACACCAATTGAAATGGCAATCGACTATTACACATATGACTACGAATTTGGTGAGCCACCACGAGTAACTAGTTTGCAAAACACAGAGCCCTTGCAAACATTTACCGACTTCGGCGAAGATTATTACTTTGTTGCAGATTCAAGGGGTTATGAGAGTGTTGTTCATTACGTTGCTAAGCAATTCCTAACTACTGATAAGGCTGGAAATATCACTGATCCTCGACTTGTGCTGAATAAA GCTGTGAGGGAAATACAATATTCCCAAAGCGGTGTCGTCGTGAAGACTGAAGATGGATCAGTGTATAAAGCTGATTATGTGATGGTTTCTGCTAGTATTGGTGTGCTGCAGACAAATCTTATCGACTTTGTGCCTGATCTGCCG GCATGGAAATTATTGGCCATATATCAGTTTGATATGTCCATCTACACCAAAATTTTCCTCAAGTTCCCTTATAAATTTTGGCCTACTGGTAATGGCACGGAATTCTTTATCCACGTTCATGAAAAACGAGGTTACTATACCATGTGGCAG CAACTAGAAAATGAGTACCCTGGAGCAAATTGCCTCTTAGTAACAGTAACAGACGACGAGTCTAGACGGGTAGAGCAACAACCAGATTCAGAAACCTTGGCCGAGATAATGGATGTCCTAAGAAACATGTTTGGGAAGAACATCCCTGATGCCACAGATATACTTGTTCCAAAATGGTGGTCTGATAGGTTTTACAAAGGAACGTTTTCCAACTGGCCTATCGGAGTTGATCAACACGAATATGATCAGATTAGG GCGCCCGTGGGTAGAGTTTATTTCACGGGAGAACATACAAGTGAGCATTATAATGGTTATGTTCATGGTGCATACCTCGCAG GTATTGATTCTGCAAATATCTTGGTCAAGTGTGCCAAGAAGAAAATGTGCAATTACAACATCAAGCCCAAAAGCACCTAA
- the LOC113274551 gene encoding polyamine oxidase-like isoform X1 — translation MVSVLLIVIVIFLGLYDLPQTMAAREHTPTVIVVGAGMSGITAAKTLSDAGIKNIIILEATDRIGGRIRKTNFAGVPVEVGASWVEGVNGEQVNPVWTLVNEICLRTFYSDFDQVANHTYKQVGGLYEESVAQEAYDAADERSAFSQNLSISLSCQGQEDISILASQRLQNDVPTTPLDMAVDYYTYDYEFGEPPRVTSLLNTEPLPTFTDFGEDLYLVADPRGFESVVYYIAKQFLTTNDAGDITDPRLKLNKAVTEIQYSNRGVVVKTEDGSVYEAAYVMVSVSIGVLQTNLINFEPDLPAWKLLAIYQFNMAIYTKIFLKFPCRFWPTGNGTEFFVHVHEKRGYYTPWQHLENQFPGSNILLVTVTDEESRRIEQQPDSETLAEIMCVLRNMFGDDIPHATNILVPRWWSNRFFRGSFSNWPVGVDQCEFDQIRAPVGRVYFTGEHTSREYNGYVHGAYLAGIDSANILIKCAKKKMCHYNIKPKRT, via the exons ATGGTTTCAGTTCTCCTAATAGTTATTGTGATATTCTTGGGTCTCTATGATCTGCCACAAACGATGGCTGCTCGAGAGCATACTCCGACTGTTATTGTGGTCGGAGCTGGCATGTCCG GGATAACGGCTGCAAAAACTTTATCGGATGCAGGAATAAAGAACATTATAATACTGGAAGCAACTGACAGAATTGGTGGTCGTATCAGAAAGACTAACTTTGCAGGTGTACCGGTAGAGGTGGGTGCAAGCTGGGTCGAAGGGGTTAACGGGGAACAAGTTAATCCCGTTTGGACTTTGGTGAACGAAATCTGCCTCAGAACCTTCTACTCTGATTTCGACCAAGTCGCCAATCATACTTACAAACAAGT GGGAGGGCTTTATGAAGAATCCGTAGCTCAGGAAGCATACGATGCAGCAGATGAACGCTCGGCATTCAGCCAAAATTTATCGATTTCTTTGTCTTGTCAAGGACAAGAAGATATCTCAATCTTGGCATCCCAAAGACTCCAAAACGA CGTTCCGACAACACCGCTTGATATGGCAGTCGACTATTACACTTATGACTACGAGTTTGGTGAGCCACCACGAGTGACTAGTTTGCTAAACACGGAGCCTTTGCCAACATTTACCGATTTCGGTGAAGATCTGTATTTAGTTGCAGATCCGAGGGGTTTTGAGAGTGTTGTTTATTACATCGCTAAGCAATTCCTAACTACTAACGACGCTGGAGATATCACTGATCCTCGACTTAAGCTGAATAAG GCTGTGACGGAAATACAATATTCGAATAGGGGTGTCGTAGTTAAGACTGAAGATGGCTCAGTGTATGAAGCGGCATATGTGATGGTTTCTGTTAGTATTGGTGTGCTGCAGACAAACCTTATCAACTTTGAGCCCGATCTACCG GCATGGAAATTGCTGGCCATATATCAGTTTAATATGGCCATCTACACGAAAATCTTCCTCAAGTTCCCTTGTAGATTCTGGCCTACTGGTAATGGCACAGAATTTTTTGTTCACGTTCACGAAAAAAGAGGGTATTATACACCGTGGCAG CACCTAGAAAATCAGTTCCCAGGCTCAAATATCCTCTTAGTAACGGTAACAGATGAAGAGTCTAGACGGATTGAGCAGCAACCAGATTCAGAGACTCTGGCTGAAATTATGTGTGTCTTAAGAAACATGTTTGGGGATGACATACCCCATGCCACAAACATACTCGTTCCAAGATGGTGGTCAAATAGGTTTTTCAGAGGATCATTTTCCAACTGGCCTGTTGGAGTTGATCAGTGCGAGTTCGATCAGATTAGG GCACCCGTCGGCAGAGTTTATTTCACGGGAGAGCATACAAGCAGGGAATATAATGGTTATGTTCACGGTGCGTACCTTGCAG GCATTGATTCTGCAAATATTTTGATCAAGTGTGCCAAGAAGAAAATGTGCCATTATAACATCAAGCCTAAGAGGACCTAA
- the LOC113274551 gene encoding polyamine oxidase-like isoform X2, translated as MVSVLLIVIVIFLGLYDLPQTMAAREHTPTVIVVGAGMSGITAAKTLSDAGIKNIIILEATDRIGGRIRKTNFAGVPVEVGASWVEGVNGEQVNPVWTLVNEICLRTFYSDFDQVANHTYKQVGGLYEESVAQEAYDAADERSAFSQNLSISLSCQGQEDISILASQRLQNDVPTTPLDMAVDYYTYDYEFGEPPRVTSLLNTEPLPTFTDFGEDLYLVADPRGFESVVYYIAKQFLTTNDAGDITDPRLKLNKAVTEIQYSNRGVVVKTEDGSVYEAAYVMVSVSIGVLQTNLINFEPDLPAWKLLAIYQFNMAIYTKIFLKFPCRFWPTGNGTEFFVHVHEKRGYYTPWQHLENQFPGSNILLVTVTDEESRRIEQQPDSETLAEIMCVLRNMFGDDIPHATNILVPRWWSNRFFRGSFSNWPVGVDQCEFDQIRAPVGRVYFTGEHTSREYNGYVHGAYLAGRCSFSYL; from the exons ATGGTTTCAGTTCTCCTAATAGTTATTGTGATATTCTTGGGTCTCTATGATCTGCCACAAACGATGGCTGCTCGAGAGCATACTCCGACTGTTATTGTGGTCGGAGCTGGCATGTCCG GGATAACGGCTGCAAAAACTTTATCGGATGCAGGAATAAAGAACATTATAATACTGGAAGCAACTGACAGAATTGGTGGTCGTATCAGAAAGACTAACTTTGCAGGTGTACCGGTAGAGGTGGGTGCAAGCTGGGTCGAAGGGGTTAACGGGGAACAAGTTAATCCCGTTTGGACTTTGGTGAACGAAATCTGCCTCAGAACCTTCTACTCTGATTTCGACCAAGTCGCCAATCATACTTACAAACAAGT GGGAGGGCTTTATGAAGAATCCGTAGCTCAGGAAGCATACGATGCAGCAGATGAACGCTCGGCATTCAGCCAAAATTTATCGATTTCTTTGTCTTGTCAAGGACAAGAAGATATCTCAATCTTGGCATCCCAAAGACTCCAAAACGA CGTTCCGACAACACCGCTTGATATGGCAGTCGACTATTACACTTATGACTACGAGTTTGGTGAGCCACCACGAGTGACTAGTTTGCTAAACACGGAGCCTTTGCCAACATTTACCGATTTCGGTGAAGATCTGTATTTAGTTGCAGATCCGAGGGGTTTTGAGAGTGTTGTTTATTACATCGCTAAGCAATTCCTAACTACTAACGACGCTGGAGATATCACTGATCCTCGACTTAAGCTGAATAAG GCTGTGACGGAAATACAATATTCGAATAGGGGTGTCGTAGTTAAGACTGAAGATGGCTCAGTGTATGAAGCGGCATATGTGATGGTTTCTGTTAGTATTGGTGTGCTGCAGACAAACCTTATCAACTTTGAGCCCGATCTACCG GCATGGAAATTGCTGGCCATATATCAGTTTAATATGGCCATCTACACGAAAATCTTCCTCAAGTTCCCTTGTAGATTCTGGCCTACTGGTAATGGCACAGAATTTTTTGTTCACGTTCACGAAAAAAGAGGGTATTATACACCGTGGCAG CACCTAGAAAATCAGTTCCCAGGCTCAAATATCCTCTTAGTAACGGTAACAGATGAAGAGTCTAGACGGATTGAGCAGCAACCAGATTCAGAGACTCTGGCTGAAATTATGTGTGTCTTAAGAAACATGTTTGGGGATGACATACCCCATGCCACAAACATACTCGTTCCAAGATGGTGGTCAAATAGGTTTTTCAGAGGATCATTTTCCAACTGGCCTGTTGGAGTTGATCAGTGCGAGTTCGATCAGATTAGG GCACCCGTCGGCAGAGTTTATTTCACGGGAGAGCATACAAGCAGGGAATATAATGGTTATGTTCACGGTGCGTACCTTGCAGGTCGGTGTTCCTTCTCCTATCTTTAA